In Papaver somniferum cultivar HN1 unplaced genomic scaffold, ASM357369v1 unplaced-scaffold_135, whole genome shotgun sequence, one DNA window encodes the following:
- the LOC113333892 gene encoding DELLA protein RGL1-like isoform X1, whose translation MKFSKSMTPTSDLCLRHEFFDDDEDEEESVMECKEEKVSNLLDMSHSAMASYPISAYLSILDNSNCLFSSSASASPKMSHKRLRKTPNSEESIGSNDTPLSNSSNGSINHGDSSASLISLPRLQFRDHISTYKERYFAAEAMEEAATAMIGRDVEYRDEEVNEDGIKLVQLLFSCAEAVACRDRCHASALLSELRNNAKIFGTSFQRVSSCFVQGLADRLSLVQPLGAVGIVTTSDSTSAKSLDKKQEALSLVYEICPHIQFGHFVANLSILEAFEGESFVHVVDLGMTLGLQYGLQWHGLIDSLANRAGEPPRGIRITGVGNSTMHLRSIGEELEVYARSLGLNFEFSLVESNLEKLKKEDFNLYEGEVVVVNSILQLHCVVKESRGALNSVLQVIHELCPRVLVLVEQDSSHNGPFFLGRFMEALHYYSAIFDSLDTMLPKYHTKRAKIEQFYFAEEIKNIVSCEGPARVERHEKVDQWRRRMSRAGFQPAPIKIISQAKQWLEKLNVCEGYTIVEEKGCLVLGWKSKPIVAASCWKC comes from the coding sequence atgaagttctctAAATCGATGACTCCCACTAGTGATTTATGTTTGCGACATGAGTTCttcgatgatgatgaagacgaagaagagagTGTCATGGAGTGTAAAGAAGAAAAGGTAAGTAATCTTCTTGACATGAGTCATTCAGCTATGGCTTCCTATCCTATCTCAGCTTACCTCTCTATATTGGATAACAGCAATTGCCTTTTCTCCTCTTCCGCTTCTGCTAGTCCCAAAATGAGCCATAAGAGATTGAGAAAGACACCCAACAGCGAAGAATCTATTGGAAGTAACGATACTCCTTTAAGTAATAGTAGTAACGGTTCGATAAACCATGGCGACAGTAGTGCTAGTTTGATTAGTTTGCCACGACTCCAATTTCGTGATCACATTTCAACTTACAAGGAAAGGTACTTTGCTGCTGAAGCCATGGAAGAAGCTGCGACTGCAATGATTGGAAGAGATGTTGAATATAGAGATGAAGAAGTTAACGAGGATGGAATAAAACTGGTTCAGTTGCTATTTTCTTGTGCCGAGGCAGTTGCTTGCCGTGATAGGTGTCATGCTTCAGCCTTATTATCTGAACTTCGGAATAATGCTAAAATTTTCGGGACTTCTTTTCAACGAGTTTCTTCTTGTTTCGTCCAAGGTCTTGCTGATCGTCTGTCGTTGGTTCAACCACTTGGGGCAGTTGGCATTGTCACTACTTCGGATTCAACATCGGCAAAATCGTTGGATAAGAAACAGGAAGCCTTAAGCCTTGTTTATGAGATATGTCCACATATTCAATTTGGTCATTTTGTTGCCAATCTATCAATATTGGAAGCCTTCGAGGGAGAGAGTTTTGTTCATGTTGTAGACTTAGGTATGACTCTAGGTTTACAATATGGACTTCAATGGCACGGGTTGATCGATAGCCTTGCTAACCGTGCTGGGGAACCACCACGTGGTATTCGTATAACCGGTGTAGGAAATTCCACGATGCATCTTCGATCTATCGGAGAGGAGTTGGAGGTTTATGCGCGCAGTTTGGGATTAAATTTTGAGTTCTCTCTAGTAGAAAGCAACTTAGAGAAGTTGAAGAAAGAGGACTTCAATCTTTATGAAGGTGAAGTTGTTGTTGTAAACAGCATCCTGCAGCTGCATTGTGTGGTTAAAGAGAGTAGAGGAGCTCTTAATTCAGTACTCCAGGTAATTCATGAACTTTGTCCAAGAGTTTTAGTTCTAGTTGAGCAAGATTCAAGCCATAATGGACCTTTCTTCTTAGGCAGGTTTATGGAGGCTCTACATTACTACTCTGCTATATTTGACTCTCTCGACACAATGTTACCTAAGTACCATACGAAACGTGCTAAGATCGAACAATTCTACTTTGCGGAAGAGATTAAGAATATAGTTAGCTGTGAAGGGCCAGCAAGAGTTGAACGGCATGAAAAGGTTGACCAGTGGCGTCGAAGGATGAGTCGTGCTGGTTTTCAACCAGCACCAATAAAGATAATTTCCCAGGCCAAGCAATGGTTGGAGAAGCTCAATGTGTGTGAAGGTTACACAATTGTGGAAGAAAAGGGTTGCTTGGTTCTTGGCTGGAAATCCAAGCCGATTGTTGCAGCTTCATGTTGGAAGTGCTGA
- the LOC113333892 gene encoding protein SCARECROW-like isoform X3: MKFSKSMTPTSDLCLRHEFFDDDEDEEESVMECKEEKVSNLLDMSHSAMASYPISAYLSILDNSNCLFSSSASASPKMSHKRLRKTPNSEESIGSNDTPLSNSSNGSINHGDSSASLISLPRLQFRDHISTYKERYFAAEAMEEAATAMIGRDVEYRDEEVNEDGIKLVQLLFSCAEAVACRDRCHASALLSELRNNAKIFGTSFQRVSSCFVQGLADRLSLVQPLGAVGIVTTSDSTSAKSLDKKQEALSLVYEICPHIQFGHFVANLSILEAFEGESFVHVVDLGMTLGLQYGLQWHGLIDSLANRAGEPPRGIRITGVGNSTMHLRSIGEELEVYARSLGLNFEFSLVESNLEKLKKEDFNLYEGEVVVVNSILQLHCVVKESRGALNSVLQAGLWRLYITTLLYLTLSTQCYLSTIRNVLRSNNSTLRKRLRI; the protein is encoded by the exons atgaagttctctAAATCGATGACTCCCACTAGTGATTTATGTTTGCGACATGAGTTCttcgatgatgatgaagacgaagaagagagTGTCATGGAGTGTAAAGAAGAAAAGGTAAGTAATCTTCTTGACATGAGTCATTCAGCTATGGCTTCCTATCCTATCTCAGCTTACCTCTCTATATTGGATAACAGCAATTGCCTTTTCTCCTCTTCCGCTTCTGCTAGTCCCAAAATGAGCCATAAGAGATTGAGAAAGACACCCAACAGCGAAGAATCTATTGGAAGTAACGATACTCCTTTAAGTAATAGTAGTAACGGTTCGATAAACCATGGCGACAGTAGTGCTAGTTTGATTAGTTTGCCACGACTCCAATTTCGTGATCACATTTCAACTTACAAGGAAAGGTACTTTGCTGCTGAAGCCATGGAAGAAGCTGCGACTGCAATGATTGGAAGAGATGTTGAATATAGAGATGAAGAAGTTAACGAGGATGGAATAAAACTGGTTCAGTTGCTATTTTCTTGTGCCGAGGCAGTTGCTTGCCGTGATAGGTGTCATGCTTCAGCCTTATTATCTGAACTTCGGAATAATGCTAAAATTTTCGGGACTTCTTTTCAACGAGTTTCTTCTTGTTTCGTCCAAGGTCTTGCTGATCGTCTGTCGTTGGTTCAACCACTTGGGGCAGTTGGCATTGTCACTACTTCGGATTCAACATCGGCAAAATCGTTGGATAAGAAACAGGAAGCCTTAAGCCTTGTTTATGAGATATGTCCACATATTCAATTTGGTCATTTTGTTGCCAATCTATCAATATTGGAAGCCTTCGAGGGAGAGAGTTTTGTTCATGTTGTAGACTTAGGTATGACTCTAGGTTTACAATATGGACTTCAATGGCACGGGTTGATCGATAGCCTTGCTAACCGTGCTGGGGAACCACCACGTGGTATTCGTATAACCGGTGTAGGAAATTCCACGATGCATCTTCGATCTATCGGAGAGGAGTTGGAGGTTTATGCGCGCAGTTTGGGATTAAATTTTGAGTTCTCTCTAGTAGAAAGCAACTTAGAGAAGTTGAAGAAAGAGGACTTCAATCTTTATGAAGGTGAAGTTGTTGTTGTAAACAGCATCCTGCAGCTGCATTGTGTGGTTAAAGAGAGTAGAGGAGCTCTTAATTCAGTACTCCAG GCAGGTTTATGGAGGCTCTACATTACTACTCTGCTATATTTGACTCTCTCGACACAATGTTACCTAAGTACCATACGAAACGTGCTAAGATCGAACAATTCTACTTTGCGGAAGAGATTAAGAATATAG
- the LOC113333892 gene encoding DELLA protein GAI1-like isoform X2 — protein sequence MSSSMMMKTKKRVSWSVKKKSNCLFSSSASASPKMSHKRLRKTPNSEESIGSNDTPLSNSSNGSINHGDSSASLISLPRLQFRDHISTYKERYFAAEAMEEAATAMIGRDVEYRDEEVNEDGIKLVQLLFSCAEAVACRDRCHASALLSELRNNAKIFGTSFQRVSSCFVQGLADRLSLVQPLGAVGIVTTSDSTSAKSLDKKQEALSLVYEICPHIQFGHFVANLSILEAFEGESFVHVVDLGMTLGLQYGLQWHGLIDSLANRAGEPPRGIRITGVGNSTMHLRSIGEELEVYARSLGLNFEFSLVESNLEKLKKEDFNLYEGEVVVVNSILQLHCVVKESRGALNSVLQVIHELCPRVLVLVEQDSSHNGPFFLGRFMEALHYYSAIFDSLDTMLPKYHTKRAKIEQFYFAEEIKNIVSCEGPARVERHEKVDQWRRRMSRAGFQPAPIKIISQAKQWLEKLNVCEGYTIVEEKGCLVLGWKSKPIVAASCWKC from the exons ATGAGTTCttcgatgatgatgaagacgaagaagagagTGTCATGGAGTGTAAAGAAGAAAAG CAATTGCCTTTTCTCCTCTTCCGCTTCTGCTAGTCCCAAAATGAGCCATAAGAGATTGAGAAAGACACCCAACAGCGAAGAATCTATTGGAAGTAACGATACTCCTTTAAGTAATAGTAGTAACGGTTCGATAAACCATGGCGACAGTAGTGCTAGTTTGATTAGTTTGCCACGACTCCAATTTCGTGATCACATTTCAACTTACAAGGAAAGGTACTTTGCTGCTGAAGCCATGGAAGAAGCTGCGACTGCAATGATTGGAAGAGATGTTGAATATAGAGATGAAGAAGTTAACGAGGATGGAATAAAACTGGTTCAGTTGCTATTTTCTTGTGCCGAGGCAGTTGCTTGCCGTGATAGGTGTCATGCTTCAGCCTTATTATCTGAACTTCGGAATAATGCTAAAATTTTCGGGACTTCTTTTCAACGAGTTTCTTCTTGTTTCGTCCAAGGTCTTGCTGATCGTCTGTCGTTGGTTCAACCACTTGGGGCAGTTGGCATTGTCACTACTTCGGATTCAACATCGGCAAAATCGTTGGATAAGAAACAGGAAGCCTTAAGCCTTGTTTATGAGATATGTCCACATATTCAATTTGGTCATTTTGTTGCCAATCTATCAATATTGGAAGCCTTCGAGGGAGAGAGTTTTGTTCATGTTGTAGACTTAGGTATGACTCTAGGTTTACAATATGGACTTCAATGGCACGGGTTGATCGATAGCCTTGCTAACCGTGCTGGGGAACCACCACGTGGTATTCGTATAACCGGTGTAGGAAATTCCACGATGCATCTTCGATCTATCGGAGAGGAGTTGGAGGTTTATGCGCGCAGTTTGGGATTAAATTTTGAGTTCTCTCTAGTAGAAAGCAACTTAGAGAAGTTGAAGAAAGAGGACTTCAATCTTTATGAAGGTGAAGTTGTTGTTGTAAACAGCATCCTGCAGCTGCATTGTGTGGTTAAAGAGAGTAGAGGAGCTCTTAATTCAGTACTCCAGGTAATTCATGAACTTTGTCCAAGAGTTTTAGTTCTAGTTGAGCAAGATTCAAGCCATAATGGACCTTTCTTCTTAGGCAGGTTTATGGAGGCTCTACATTACTACTCTGCTATATTTGACTCTCTCGACACAATGTTACCTAAGTACCATACGAAACGTGCTAAGATCGAACAATTCTACTTTGCGGAAGAGATTAAGAATATAGTTAGCTGTGAAGGGCCAGCAAGAGTTGAACGGCATGAAAAGGTTGACCAGTGGCGTCGAAGGATGAGTCGTGCTGGTTTTCAACCAGCACCAATAAAGATAATTTCCCAGGCCAAGCAATGGTTGGAGAAGCTCAATGTGTGTGAAGGTTACACAATTGTGGAAGAAAAGGGTTGCTTGGTTCTTGGCTGGAAATCCAAGCCGATTGTTGCAGCTTCATGTTGGAAGTGCTGA